In one Nitrospira sp. genomic region, the following are encoded:
- a CDS encoding glycosyltransferase family 2 protein, which translates to MTDSCVWRSDGFGDNRIPEVSVGMPVYNGERYLAEAVESILNQTFSDFELIISDNASTDGTAEICEELAARDPRIRYARQKVNIGLWANWDFVACAARGTFFKWTSANDRCDRTMLEKCINVLRRENDVVLCYGRTCLIDGQGNEIGLYPYDFSYQQAKPSERFITVRDRMNLNNAFQGLIRLQRLKQTRLNRRYPDSDLILFAELALYGAFRLLPEILLYRRMAEGAASCFLPEQEKKVFLDPRSAHKQFTRWHLYLDSFWSVLRAPIARTEKLAALDYVVRHVYWDRRALWRDLFKRLS; encoded by the coding sequence GTGACAGATTCATGCGTTTGGCGAAGCGACGGCTTCGGCGATAACCGGATTCCAGAAGTGAGCGTTGGAATGCCGGTGTACAACGGTGAGAGATACTTGGCCGAGGCGGTGGAGAGCATTCTGAACCAGACTTTTTCCGACTTTGAATTGATTATTTCAGATAATGCCTCAACTGACGGTACTGCCGAGATTTGTGAAGAGCTGGCTGCTCGAGATCCGCGTATCCGCTATGCACGTCAGAAAGTGAACATTGGCCTCTGGGCCAATTGGGATTTTGTCGCGTGTGCTGCCAGAGGAACATTTTTTAAGTGGACTTCGGCAAATGATCGTTGTGATCGAACAATGCTCGAGAAATGTATCAATGTGCTCCGGCGCGAAAACGATGTCGTATTATGTTATGGACGGACGTGTCTCATTGATGGTCAAGGCAATGAAATTGGTCTTTATCCGTACGACTTCTCCTACCAACAGGCAAAGCCAAGTGAGCGTTTTATTACCGTACGGGACAGGATGAATCTAAATAATGCGTTTCAAGGGCTCATACGATTACAGAGACTCAAGCAGACTCGCCTTAACCGCCGCTATCCGGATAGCGATCTGATTCTATTCGCAGAGCTTGCCCTGTATGGTGCCTTTCGATTGTTGCCGGAAATCCTGCTTTATCGTCGCATGGCGGAGGGAGCTGCCAGCTGCTTTCTTCCTGAACAGGAGAAGAAAGTATTTCTTGACCCACGCTCGGCGCATAAACAATTCACCAGATGGCACCTGTATCTGGATAGCTTTTGGTCGGTACTTAGAGCACCGATCGCCAGGACCGAAAAGTTAGCGGCGTTAGACTATGTGGTGCGTCATGTCTATTGGGACCGTCGTGCATTGTGGCGTGACCTGTTCAAGCGGCTATCTTGA
- the asnB gene encoding asparagine synthase (glutamine-hydrolyzing), with translation MCGIAGIVAESISSHHRVMLRHMTDAIAHRGPDGEGHKYFKRCALGHRRLAIVDLSGGEQPMLASDNQVAVTFNGEIYGYQDCRRELHDYPYKTQSDTEVILALYDRYDTDALKHLPGMFAFAIWDDRKQLLFCARDRFGEKPLYYAMGKGGEFLFASEIKGILASGLVEPTLDNKAIARFLQRQCVSAGQSIYANIKALPPGHYLRYREGLVEVVRYWSPPEVDTDIDGEEAVEQFRALLLKAVRRELVADVPVGAFLSGGLDSSTICLLASLLTSDLRSFSFDFEGDHSEITYARTAAKAYGTQHVELAAQGISIIDQLWRMQRVYDEPFADSSNIPTYLLCGEARQHVKVILTGDGGDELFGGYGWYKPLLWMQKEGRIGLLRWVAARVVNRLGHLARVPGAVARELRIMGLGYGRQYSSLLDAHRGQMAIFEQHDLAQLGLSEEHSTCISQTTNAPATMDDVLRSDVEDYMPADILTKIDRASMAHGLELRAPFLDVEFASFCLSLPYCLKVSTSEDKIILRQAFSAQWPVSIRSRNKQGFGAPIARWLQNPSIRELERSVLRDPSAPIFKVLSYHGTQQILLRNNLMQRWTLLVLAVWLTPR, from the coding sequence ATGTGCGGTATCGCTGGAATCGTTGCTGAATCAATCTCATCGCATCACCGTGTAATGTTACGGCACATGACTGATGCCATCGCGCATCGCGGACCTGATGGTGAAGGACACAAATATTTTAAGAGATGTGCTCTCGGCCATAGGCGCCTCGCCATCGTCGATCTTTCTGGCGGTGAACAACCAATGCTGGCGAGTGATAATCAGGTTGCAGTGACATTCAATGGAGAGATTTACGGCTATCAGGATTGTCGGCGAGAACTGCATGACTATCCATACAAGACTCAGTCCGATACTGAGGTCATTCTCGCGCTCTACGACCGCTATGATACCGATGCACTCAAACACCTACCTGGCATGTTTGCTTTCGCAATCTGGGATGATCGCAAACAGTTGCTGTTCTGTGCGAGAGATCGATTTGGTGAAAAACCGCTGTACTATGCAATGGGTAAAGGGGGAGAGTTTCTCTTTGCATCCGAGATCAAAGGGATTCTGGCATCAGGTCTGGTTGAGCCAACGCTGGACAATAAAGCTATTGCTCGTTTTCTACAGCGACAATGTGTGAGTGCAGGCCAGTCGATTTATGCGAATATCAAAGCATTGCCTCCTGGGCACTATTTGCGCTACCGAGAGGGGCTGGTGGAAGTGGTAAGGTATTGGTCTCCGCCCGAGGTGGATACGGACATCGATGGCGAAGAAGCCGTGGAACAATTTCGCGCCCTACTATTAAAGGCCGTGCGTCGGGAACTGGTTGCTGATGTTCCAGTTGGTGCATTTCTCAGCGGTGGCTTGGACTCCAGTACGATTTGTTTGCTGGCAAGCCTACTCACGAGTGACTTGAGATCTTTCTCTTTTGACTTCGAGGGTGACCACAGCGAAATCACCTATGCTCGTACAGCTGCAAAGGCCTATGGTACGCAACATGTAGAACTAGCGGCACAGGGTATAAGCATCATCGATCAACTATGGCGGATGCAACGAGTCTATGACGAGCCGTTTGCGGATTCTTCTAATATTCCAACCTACCTTCTCTGTGGAGAAGCGCGACAACATGTGAAGGTCATTCTGACTGGTGACGGTGGTGACGAGTTGTTTGGCGGCTACGGGTGGTACAAACCGTTGCTCTGGATGCAAAAAGAAGGGAGGATTGGGTTATTGCGTTGGGTGGCGGCTCGTGTGGTAAATCGGCTTGGCCATTTGGCTCGTGTACCTGGCGCTGTGGCACGGGAGCTACGCATCATGGGCCTGGGCTACGGGAGACAATACTCTTCATTATTGGATGCCCATCGAGGACAGATGGCCATCTTTGAGCAGCATGACTTGGCACAACTGGGACTCTCGGAAGAGCATTCAACTTGCATATCTCAAACTACTAATGCTCCAGCGACAATGGATGATGTTCTCCGTTCAGACGTTGAGGACTACATGCCCGCCGATATCTTGACAAAGATCGATCGAGCTTCGATGGCACATGGCCTCGAACTTCGAGCTCCATTCCTTGATGTCGAATTCGCTTCATTCTGTTTGTCCTTGCCCTACTGTCTCAAGGTCTCTACCAGTGAGGACAAGATAATCCTGCGACAAGCATTTTCCGCGCAGTGGCCTGTATCCATACGATCTCGCAACAAACAGGGGTTTGGGGCGCCGATCGCCCGCTGGCTCCAAAACCCGTCAATCCGCGAACTAGAGCGGTCTGTTCTGCGAGACCCGTCCGCGCCCATCTTCAAAGTCCTTTCTTACCATGGAACACAACAGATTTTGCTTCGAAATAACTTGATGCAGCGCTGGACACTCCTGGTCTTAGCGGTCTGGTTAACGCCGAGATAG
- a CDS encoding glycosyltransferase produces MAMKIMYLVDYYGGAQAGTEGQLLQLIQHLDRSRYEPAMTVLRTSDFIQHTLFCCQVRVLNITKMTSLRSILKVVRYAWVLRREGYRLVHCFLNDVSIIAPPILRLFGIRVLVSRRDMGFWYSSWRLAVLRFVGLFVDRYVANCQAVCSVTHQQEWVPYKKISVIYNGVLPHAATVGEVTPVLDLPEVSSFGPVVGIVANLKPIKRIDVLIKAFAVICKQCPAARLVVVGMDGQSQRGQSMREDLEVLADELGIRGHVVFTGGVEATGPYISRFDVAVLCSESEGFSNAILEYMRAGRPIICTNTGGNPELIQDGVNGFLVPVGNVDALSDRLGRLLFDRELAQRLGDAARKSIRSTYSHTRMVTEQMICYDQVLSVTPSNQQLSPVSRVVQ; encoded by the coding sequence ATGGCGATGAAGATCATGTACCTGGTCGACTATTATGGTGGCGCTCAAGCAGGCACTGAAGGCCAGCTTCTCCAACTCATCCAGCATCTCGACCGGTCACGATATGAACCTGCGATGACTGTACTTCGGACCAGTGACTTCATACAGCATACTCTATTCTGTTGCCAAGTGAGGGTCCTTAATATCACCAAGATGACCAGCCTGAGATCGATCCTCAAAGTTGTGCGCTACGCATGGGTATTGCGACGGGAAGGCTATCGATTGGTGCATTGCTTCCTAAACGATGTGTCAATCATCGCCCCTCCGATTCTGAGACTATTCGGCATTCGTGTTCTAGTTTCTCGTCGGGACATGGGCTTCTGGTATAGTTCTTGGAGGCTTGCGGTGCTTAGATTTGTAGGACTCTTCGTTGACCGATATGTTGCCAATTGCCAGGCTGTTTGTAGTGTGACCCACCAACAAGAATGGGTGCCCTACAAGAAAATATCGGTGATTTATAATGGAGTCCTTCCTCACGCGGCCACTGTTGGAGAAGTAACGCCGGTACTTGATCTTCCCGAGGTATCTAGTTTTGGACCAGTAGTGGGAATAGTCGCAAATCTGAAGCCGATAAAACGTATCGATGTTTTGATCAAGGCTTTTGCAGTCATTTGCAAACAATGCCCTGCCGCACGTTTGGTCGTTGTTGGAATGGATGGTCAGTCGCAGCGAGGACAAAGTATGCGCGAAGACCTGGAGGTTTTAGCTGACGAGTTGGGAATCCGTGGACATGTTGTTTTTACGGGTGGGGTAGAGGCCACCGGACCCTACATCAGCCGGTTTGATGTAGCCGTGCTTTGTTCTGAATCGGAAGGTTTTTCGAATGCCATACTTGAGTATATGCGAGCAGGGCGTCCCATTATTTGCACCAACACAGGAGGCAATCCTGAATTGATACAAGATGGAGTCAACGGTTTTCTTGTTCCCGTTGGGAATGTCGATGCGCTAAGTGATCGTCTTGGCAGGTTGCTTTTCGACAGGGAGTTAGCACAAAGGTTGGGAGACGCGGCACGAAAGAGCATTCGTTCAACATATTCCCATACTCGGATGGTCACGGAGCAGATGATCTGCTATGACCAAGTACTATCGGTAACTCCGTCAAACCAACAGTTAAGTCCGGTGTCAAGGGTCGTGCAGTGA
- a CDS encoding phenylacetate--CoA ligase family protein translates to MLTWLSKHVFFPLWEIKDDAHRAKYLRELSSSQWLDSESLRKRQWDRVREIVGYAFNHCPYYQVCLAAEGFDGVLHGWDDFRRLPILRKSDIRKNGNRLFSREFKQQDLVEAKTGGSTGVALQLYFDSTCQEMRNAAAMRSDQWAGWDIGMAVAAIWGNPPIADTLKKKIRNLLLDRTIYLDTMQINEDSVCRFARDWQRTKPQIIFGHAHSIYILAKYLQRLGIEAIRPCGIISTSMMLLEPERRLIEEVFHCQVTNRYGCEEVGLIACECERHEGLHLNMDHVVVEFLKEDGTEAIPGEEASIVVTDLINRGMPLIRYEIGDMGVPSGRSCSCGRGLPLMEQVTGRQADFLKRPDGSLVAGVSLVERTLTAISGIEQMQLVQDEVHHVCAKIVRDSNFFEVSDLKLRNELQMVFGKDVVIEIQYVPVLGQTRMGKYRFAICNV, encoded by the coding sequence ATGCTGACCTGGTTATCTAAACATGTGTTTTTTCCGTTGTGGGAAATTAAAGATGACGCTCATCGTGCCAAGTATCTTCGTGAGTTATCCAGTAGCCAGTGGTTGGATTCAGAAAGTCTACGAAAAAGGCAATGGGATCGTGTGCGTGAAATCGTTGGTTATGCTTTTAATCACTGTCCGTATTATCAGGTGTGTCTTGCAGCCGAAGGGTTTGACGGCGTACTTCATGGATGGGACGATTTTCGGCGACTGCCAATTTTGCGCAAATCAGATATCCGCAAGAACGGGAATCGGCTGTTTTCACGCGAATTTAAACAACAAGATTTGGTAGAAGCAAAAACAGGCGGATCGACCGGCGTTGCTCTGCAGTTGTATTTCGATTCCACATGCCAAGAGATGCGCAATGCGGCGGCCATGCGTAGTGACCAGTGGGCCGGTTGGGATATCGGTATGGCGGTTGCAGCTATCTGGGGCAATCCTCCCATCGCGGATACTCTGAAGAAAAAAATTCGCAACTTGCTGCTTGATCGTACGATCTATCTTGACACGATGCAAATCAATGAGGACAGTGTCTGCCGTTTTGCCCGCGACTGGCAGCGAACAAAGCCTCAGATCATCTTTGGGCACGCTCATTCCATTTATATCCTAGCGAAGTATCTTCAGCGTCTTGGCATCGAGGCCATCCGTCCATGCGGCATTATTTCGACCTCGATGATGTTGCTTGAGCCGGAGCGTCGGTTGATCGAAGAAGTCTTCCATTGCCAAGTTACCAACCGATATGGGTGTGAAGAAGTGGGACTCATCGCCTGTGAGTGCGAGCGACATGAGGGGCTCCATCTGAATATGGACCATGTCGTCGTGGAATTTTTGAAGGAAGATGGGACGGAGGCTATTCCAGGAGAAGAAGCCAGCATTGTCGTCACTGATCTTATCAATCGTGGGATGCCGCTTATCCGCTATGAAATCGGGGACATGGGTGTTCCGAGTGGTCGGTCCTGTTCTTGTGGACGTGGACTCCCGTTAATGGAGCAAGTGACTGGCCGGCAAGCAGATTTTCTGAAGCGGCCTGATGGATCATTGGTTGCCGGGGTGTCACTGGTAGAGAGGACTCTCACGGCGATATCGGGGATCGAGCAAATGCAGCTGGTTCAGGATGAGGTTCATCACGTGTGCGCTAAGATTGTACGGGATAGTAACTTTTTCGAGGTGTCTGATCTCAAACTACGTAATGAGTTGCAGATGGTGTTTGGTAAGGATGTTGTCATCGAGATACAATATGTTCCGGTTCTTGGACAAACTCGCATGGGCAAGTATCGTTTTGCTATTTGCAACGTATAA
- a CDS encoding glycosyltransferase, translating to MSIVIATYNMAAYVPLAVKSVLDQIYKNIEVIIVDDGSTDDTRDALKTYLSDPRVRYFFQENKGQAAAKNYGVRESQGEYVAFLDGDDMWDPEKLDLQIPLLLQSEAVGLVYSRVLYIDETGKELRVADNELFRGRVSGPLLIRNFIGFGTCVVKKECFDRLGGFEERIHMGIDYELWLRFSTRYEFDYVDLPLLRYRLWPGQMSKNVRGRYLNGIEIMKKFLQEFPGAVDKDTENEAWAHTYVGFGQCVQTIDRQFGQAMKLYLRALGHKPGYLPAWKAIIMAILDLEKHVAL from the coding sequence GTGAGTATTGTCATAGCGACATACAACATGGCCGCATATGTGCCTCTGGCCGTCAAGTCGGTGCTGGACCAAATCTATAAGAATATTGAGGTGATCATTGTAGATGATGGTTCGACGGATGACACCAGGGATGCCCTAAAGACTTATTTGAGTGATCCTCGCGTGAGGTATTTCTTTCAGGAGAATAAGGGACAGGCGGCCGCGAAGAACTATGGCGTGCGCGAGTCACAGGGAGAGTACGTTGCATTTCTTGATGGCGACGATATGTGGGACCCAGAAAAACTCGATCTGCAGATTCCTTTGTTGTTACAGTCTGAGGCTGTAGGCCTAGTGTACTCCAGAGTACTCTACATTGACGAAACGGGAAAGGAGTTGAGAGTAGCGGATAATGAATTGTTTCGTGGGCGAGTAAGCGGTCCACTACTCATTCGTAACTTCATTGGGTTCGGGACTTGTGTGGTCAAGAAGGAGTGTTTTGATCGCTTGGGGGGGTTCGAGGAACGCATTCATATGGGAATAGATTACGAATTATGGCTGAGGTTTTCAACTCGGTATGAGTTTGATTATGTAGACCTTCCACTGCTTCGGTATCGGCTATGGCCTGGGCAGATGTCAAAAAATGTCAGGGGACGCTATCTGAATGGAATTGAAATAATGAAAAAATTCCTGCAAGAGTTTCCGGGAGCCGTCGATAAAGACACGGAGAACGAGGCATGGGCTCATACCTATGTTGGGTTTGGCCAATGCGTGCAAACCATCGATCGGCAGTTTGGCCAGGCAATGAAGCTATACCTGCGAGCTCTTGGCCATAAACCCGGGTATCTTCCTGCATGGAAAGCTATCATTATGGCCATCCTGGACTTGGAGAAGCATGTTGCTCTATGA
- a CDS encoding glycosyltransferase codes for MSGLQAQGVSTLLVLFHDSELAAQARDQGIEPVILSNRNRSLLATSRQLARLFKQRNIRVVHVHGYKAMVFCALASRWSSFAMIKTEHGLPEPTTTGSIHALRNRLYSIFDDAATRITHSTVCYVTNDLRAYYRSAHSNLRTTVIPNGVADMDRSQFPHPAEIRDDWFNLVMVGRLDVVKGHHVAIEAVSSQHIPQNVHLHIVGSGPCETEIETLAKDRGIANRAHILGFRRNVYSYIAHCDVLLMPSLHEGLPYTLLEAMALGIPILASRVGGLAEVIQEERTGLLVPPQDAEALTQAILRLYKDPALRSQLGEQARRLQQTNYSLQAMTEGYLAIYRELVRRNG; via the coding sequence ATGAGCGGCCTCCAAGCTCAGGGCGTCAGTACGCTTCTCGTTCTCTTCCATGACAGTGAACTGGCCGCCCAGGCACGTGATCAAGGGATCGAACCAGTCATTCTATCCAATCGTAACCGTTCTCTGTTGGCCACCTCCCGACAACTCGCTCGACTATTCAAACAGCGTAACATCCGAGTCGTCCATGTCCATGGGTATAAGGCAATGGTCTTCTGCGCCCTGGCAAGTAGGTGGTCTTCTTTTGCCATGATCAAGACGGAACATGGGTTGCCAGAACCGACGACAACTGGTTCCATTCATGCCCTGCGCAATCGGCTTTATTCCATCTTTGATGATGCGGCGACACGCATTACCCATTCGACGGTGTGCTACGTGACGAACGACCTACGAGCCTACTACCGATCTGCTCACTCCAATCTCAGGACAACAGTGATACCCAACGGAGTAGCCGATATGGATCGGTCCCAATTTCCTCACCCAGCGGAGATTCGCGACGATTGGTTCAACCTGGTGATGGTAGGTCGGCTCGATGTCGTGAAAGGACATCATGTAGCCATTGAAGCCGTTTCCTCCCAACACATCCCACAAAACGTGCACCTGCACATCGTGGGTAGTGGCCCTTGCGAGACAGAGATTGAGACCCTGGCTAAGGATCGTGGAATTGCGAACCGAGCACATATTCTGGGTTTCCGACGGAATGTCTATAGCTACATTGCCCACTGCGATGTATTGCTAATGCCCTCCCTACACGAGGGGCTTCCATATACCTTGCTCGAGGCCATGGCACTCGGCATTCCTATCCTCGCGTCTCGGGTTGGAGGACTCGCTGAGGTCATACAGGAGGAACGCACCGGGTTGCTGGTTCCTCCACAAGACGCTGAAGCCCTTACCCAAGCAATTCTCCGGTTATACAAGGATCCAGCACTTCGCTCACAACTTGGTGAACAAGCCAGACGCCTCCAGCAAACCAACTATTCCCTTCAGGCGATGACGGAGGGATATCTCGCAATCTACCGTGAACTAGTGAGAAGAAACGGCTAG
- a CDS encoding O-antigen ligase family protein: protein MRKPVSFTSTDKLLVSTRAAVVEGYSATRNWGLKIYLLFAVSWFLHLGARLPLLGLLRFDLLLVVVLAYLAFVGKGEIATHITSTDKILRILISYSILTIPFVYWPGSVINTGIGNFIKAIVFYYFTVAFVRTEQDIKKLVFTFITCQVIRVLEPLYLHVTEGYWGGRAYMSGGAEALDRLSGAPSDVVNPNGLAFIICFVLPFLYLMAGLSWKGRMGAIVLAPVCLYALALTGSRSGIVGVFIIFLGILAKAKRRVMWMVSVVTILLVTFPLLSSDMQDRYLSVIGKGEKNAGTAEGRVTGVIDNFVAALHRPIFGHGLGTSQEVNANFIEVDMPAHNLYAEIAQELGFVGLALFIVLLKSIYVGFNECKRAYSQHDASPFLRQLVDSMQILLLMNFVFSFASYGLSSYEWYFLGGMSVSMQRLAMKAQDEGKASQGLNQ from the coding sequence ATGCGTAAACCAGTTTCTTTCACCTCCACGGATAAACTGCTAGTTTCAACCCGTGCCGCCGTGGTGGAGGGTTATTCGGCAACGAGAAATTGGGGGCTCAAAATCTATCTTTTGTTTGCCGTTAGTTGGTTCTTGCATTTAGGGGCGCGACTGCCCTTGCTAGGCCTTCTTCGGTTTGATCTGCTCCTGGTAGTTGTCCTGGCGTATTTGGCATTTGTAGGCAAAGGAGAAATCGCTACCCATATCACAAGTACTGACAAGATACTGAGAATACTAATTTCCTATTCAATTTTGACCATACCGTTTGTCTACTGGCCAGGGAGTGTCATCAATACTGGAATAGGGAACTTCATCAAAGCGATCGTATTCTATTACTTTACTGTTGCCTTTGTTCGTACTGAGCAGGACATAAAGAAGTTGGTTTTCACCTTTATTACTTGCCAAGTGATTCGCGTTCTTGAGCCGCTATATCTGCACGTGACGGAGGGGTATTGGGGAGGCCGTGCGTACATGTCAGGGGGGGCTGAGGCCCTTGACCGGTTATCGGGCGCCCCGAGTGATGTGGTGAATCCCAATGGACTTGCGTTCATCATTTGTTTTGTCCTGCCTTTCTTGTATCTAATGGCGGGACTATCGTGGAAAGGTCGTATGGGTGCTATTGTTTTGGCTCCTGTCTGTCTATACGCGTTAGCACTCACTGGTTCTCGGTCAGGCATTGTTGGGGTGTTTATCATATTTCTAGGAATTTTGGCTAAGGCTAAAAGACGGGTGATGTGGATGGTATCGGTTGTCACTATTTTACTCGTTACTTTTCCGTTGTTAAGCTCGGATATGCAGGATCGATATCTGTCTGTTATTGGGAAGGGAGAAAAGAACGCGGGGACCGCAGAGGGACGAGTGACTGGTGTCATAGATAATTTTGTGGCGGCGTTGCATAGGCCAATTTTTGGTCATGGCCTCGGAACATCTCAAGAGGTCAATGCAAATTTTATAGAGGTCGATATGCCCGCACACAATCTCTATGCCGAAATAGCCCAAGAGTTGGGATTTGTCGGCCTAGCGTTGTTTATTGTGTTGTTGAAATCCATCTATGTGGGTTTCAATGAGTGTAAGCGCGCATACAGTCAACATGACGCAAGCCCATTCTTGCGACAACTCGTTGACAGCATGCAGATTTTATTGCTGATGAATTTTGTGTTCAGCTTTGCCAGTTATGGGCTCAGCAGCTATGAGTGGTATTTTCTCGGCGGTATGTCGGTGTCAATGCAACGGCTGGCTATGAAGGCTCAAGATGAGGGTAAAGCCAGCCAGGGGCTCAATCAATGA
- a CDS encoding glycosyltransferase family 4 protein — protein sequence MNKHRILLVVKHPVGGIRTFFRYVYTNIGSSNYDFTLIAPDLPETRLLLDDLKDLHLQYVPARPNASSRELFGLVTTIVRGQSFGLIHSHGFTSAACTIMAALYRQIPHVLTCHDVFTPGQFVGLKGLIKRVALGAMLSMVDRIHCVSNDARANLLAYLPILKLFKHKVVTIFNGIEVEPFVNAERRDLKKELGLPSNTFLIGFMGRFMAQKGFRYLVDALEQLKRMDSLPGKPLVITFSQPDGFIREEQEQVKKRGLGDSILFLPFVPNVAATLKGLDIVAMPSLWEACGLLAMETMAAGTPIVGTDCIGLREVLRNTPAYIVPAKDGAALSEALALEMRAPTTARTREFSAEAATRFQVKDRAAEIEKLMRECLKVTSPTRSDNASTLE from the coding sequence ATGAACAAACATCGAATTCTCCTTGTCGTGAAGCATCCAGTCGGTGGGATTCGGACATTTTTCCGATATGTCTATACCAACATTGGTTCATCAAATTATGATTTCACGCTTATCGCACCTGACCTACCTGAAACTCGTCTATTGTTGGATGATCTCAAAGACCTTCATTTGCAGTATGTTCCGGCACGCCCCAATGCAAGTAGCCGAGAGCTTTTTGGACTAGTGACCACAATTGTTCGCGGTCAATCATTTGGACTCATTCATTCTCATGGATTTACATCTGCTGCGTGCACGATTATGGCCGCGCTCTATAGGCAAATTCCCCATGTACTCACATGCCACGACGTCTTCACCCCCGGACAATTCGTCGGTTTGAAGGGGCTCATAAAGAGGGTTGCGCTCGGTGCGATGCTCTCGATGGTGGATCGTATACATTGTGTTAGTAACGATGCTCGAGCGAATTTGCTTGCATACTTGCCGATTCTAAAGCTTTTCAAGCATAAGGTGGTTACCATATTCAATGGTATTGAGGTGGAGCCATTTGTGAACGCGGAGAGGCGGGATTTAAAAAAAGAGCTCGGCTTGCCTTCGAATACCTTTCTGATTGGTTTCATGGGACGGTTCATGGCTCAAAAGGGGTTTCGATATCTTGTAGATGCGCTGGAACAACTAAAAAGAATGGACAGCCTTCCAGGGAAGCCGCTAGTAATAACTTTTAGCCAGCCGGACGGATTTATCAGGGAGGAACAGGAACAAGTAAAGAAACGAGGGTTGGGTGATTCAATTCTTTTTTTGCCATTTGTTCCCAATGTGGCCGCAACGCTGAAGGGCCTCGATATCGTTGCGATGCCATCACTTTGGGAAGCGTGTGGATTGCTCGCGATGGAAACAATGGCGGCCGGTACCCCAATTGTGGGAACAGATTGCATAGGGCTCAGGGAAGTGCTACGGAACACCCCGGCATATATTGTCCCTGCAAAAGATGGGGCTGCCTTGTCCGAAGCCTTAGCGTTGGAGATGAGAGCTCCGACGACGGCCAGGACAAGAGAATTTTCGGCAGAGGCCGCAACTCGGTTTCAGGTTAAAGACAGGGCTGCTGAGATCGAGAAACTTATGCGTGAATGTCTAAAAGTGACGTCTCCCACAAGAAGCGACAATGCCTCAACTCTAGAGTAG
- a CDS encoding methyltransferase domain-containing protein: protein MRVHLCCGPIDKMEGWVNVDACNFGQEVVADIAKHWEFASDGAVSEIYCKDGFEHVDSAEHFLGEVARVLHAGGRLTIWVPHYKNPSAYRMTHKRLLSWSYFNAFPEPHDAVQDLRVISNKIYIGHKESKIWAVVHVLINLIPKWWERIGYVSNIEVVFEKR from the coding sequence ATGAGGGTTCATCTTTGCTGCGGGCCTATAGATAAGATGGAGGGGTGGGTTAATGTTGATGCGTGTAATTTTGGGCAAGAAGTCGTGGCGGACATTGCAAAACACTGGGAATTTGCATCGGATGGTGCAGTTTCTGAAATCTATTGTAAAGATGGTTTTGAACATGTTGATTCTGCGGAGCACTTCCTTGGAGAGGTAGCACGAGTCCTCCATGCCGGAGGAAGGCTGACCATATGGGTTCCGCATTATAAGAATCCAAGTGCCTATCGAATGACTCACAAGCGATTGCTCTCATGGAGTTACTTCAATGCATTCCCAGAACCACACGATGCGGTACAGGATCTACGCGTAATCTCAAATAAGATCTACATTGGGCATAAAGAGAGTAAGATATGGGCGGTCGTTCATGTTCTGATTAATCTGATTCCTAAGTGGTGGGAGAGAATAGGGTATGTTTCAAATATCGAGGTCGTTTTTGAAAAGCGCTGA